A window of Rhizobium sp. BT04 contains these coding sequences:
- a CDS encoding homocysteine S-methyltransferase family protein → MSTTRILDGGMSRELLRLGAELKQPEWSALALINAPDIVREVHKEFIAAGSEVITTNSYALVPFHIGEDRFWKEGPALVRLAGRLAREAADTVTNRKVLVAGSLPPVFGSYEPQNFQPSRVQDYLKVLVENLAPFVDIWLGETLSLITEGEAVREAVAASGKPFWISFTLADDEAAIGGSEPKLRSGESVEAAASWAISSGAEAFLFNCSKPEVMQAAVETAARVFRKADARIEIGVYANAFEGETGDAAANEGLHDTRDDLNDDSYSRYACSWAEAGATIIGGCCGIGAAHIHRLSKTLLR, encoded by the coding sequence ATGAGCACAACGCGAATTCTCGATGGCGGTATGAGCCGCGAGCTGCTGCGGTTGGGCGCCGAGCTGAAACAACCGGAATGGTCGGCCCTGGCACTGATCAACGCGCCGGATATCGTCCGCGAGGTGCATAAGGAATTCATCGCCGCCGGCTCTGAGGTCATTACGACGAACAGCTATGCGCTCGTGCCCTTTCACATCGGCGAGGATCGGTTTTGGAAGGAAGGGCCGGCGCTGGTCCGTCTTGCCGGTCGACTGGCGCGCGAGGCGGCCGATACCGTCACCAATCGCAAAGTGCTGGTCGCCGGCTCGCTGCCGCCAGTCTTCGGCTCCTACGAACCGCAGAATTTTCAGCCTTCGCGGGTACAGGATTATCTCAAGGTGCTTGTCGAAAACCTCGCGCCCTTCGTCGACATATGGCTCGGCGAGACGCTGAGCCTGATCACCGAGGGCGAGGCCGTCCGCGAGGCGGTGGCGGCATCAGGCAAGCCGTTCTGGATCTCCTTCACCTTGGCGGACGACGAGGCGGCCATAGGGGGGAGCGAGCCGAAGCTTCGCTCCGGGGAAAGCGTCGAGGCGGCGGCATCCTGGGCGATCTCATCAGGCGCCGAAGCCTTTCTGTTCAATTGCAGCAAGCCTGAAGTCATGCAGGCGGCCGTCGAGACGGCGGCGCGTGTGTTCCGCAAGGCGGACGCTCGGATCGAAATCGGCGTCTATGCCAATGCCTTCGAAGGGGAAACAGGCGACGCGGCCGCCAATGAAGGTCTGCACGATACCCGCGACGATCTGAATGACGACAGCTATTCGCGTTATGCCTGCTCCTGGGCCGAAGCCGGTGCCACGATCATCGGCGGCTGCTGCGGTATCGGCGCTGCCCATATCCATCGCCTCAGCAAGACGCTCTTACGCTGA
- a CDS encoding ABC transporter substrate-binding protein produces the protein MTFHPRHLLLPALIALGLATPAAATDTVKLRYLASQGGLAAHELAAELGYFDGTGITLENVGYAQGGPASLIALASGDVEIGSAATSAVLNSIIGGNDFVAAYPSNGINDEVQSTFYVLEDSPIKGIKDIVGKSIAVNTLGAHLDYTIREALHSVDLPTDAANQIVVPGPQLEQVLRSKQVDIAAFGYWQTTFEGAALKNGGLRAIFDDTDVLGDIAGGFVVLRRDFIQQHPEASKIFVEQSARALDYAREHPEETKKILAKALGERGENADIAQYFRGYGVRAGGLPVERDIQFWIDVLVREGKLKQGQLAAKDILFTADAKPASN, from the coding sequence ATGACATTCCATCCCCGCCACCTCCTTCTGCCGGCCTTGATCGCTCTCGGTCTTGCCACACCGGCCGCAGCCACCGATACGGTGAAGCTGCGCTACCTCGCCAGCCAGGGTGGTCTTGCCGCCCATGAACTCGCCGCCGAACTCGGCTATTTCGACGGAACCGGCATCACGCTGGAGAATGTCGGCTATGCCCAGGGCGGCCCAGCCTCCCTCATCGCCCTGGCATCCGGTGATGTCGAGATCGGCAGTGCCGCCACCTCCGCTGTCCTGAATTCGATCATCGGCGGCAACGACTTCGTCGCCGCCTATCCGTCGAACGGCATCAATGACGAGGTGCAATCCACCTTCTACGTGCTGGAAGACAGCCCGATCAAGGGTATCAAGGACATCGTCGGCAAGAGCATCGCGGTCAATACGCTCGGTGCGCATCTCGACTATACCATCCGCGAGGCCTTGCATTCCGTTGACCTGCCGACCGACGCAGCCAATCAGATCGTCGTTCCCGGGCCGCAGCTCGAGCAGGTGCTGCGCTCCAAGCAGGTCGATATTGCCGCCTTCGGCTATTGGCAGACGACCTTCGAGGGTGCGGCCCTCAAGAATGGCGGTCTGCGCGCGATTTTCGACGATACCGACGTGCTCGGCGACATTGCCGGCGGCTTCGTGGTCCTGCGCCGCGACTTCATTCAGCAGCATCCGGAGGCTTCGAAGATTTTCGTCGAGCAGTCGGCCCGCGCTCTCGACTATGCCCGCGAGCACCCCGAGGAAACCAAGAAGATCCTGGCCAAGGCGCTCGGCGAGCGTGGCGAGAACGCTGATATCGCACAGTATTTCCGCGGCTACGGCGTACGCGCCGGCGGCCTCCCGGTCGAGCGCGACATCCAGTTCTGGATCGACGTCCTGGTTCGCGAAGGCAAGCTGAAGCAGGGCCAGCTGGCGGCCAAGGACATTCTCTTCACCGCCGACGCCAAGCCGGCAAGCAACTGA
- a CDS encoding ABC transporter ATP-binding protein: protein MSDQPFPALRVEDLHKSFGSQQVLKGISTQAHKSDVISIIGSSGSGKSTFLRCINFLEMPDRGRIAVNGEEVVLKAGRGGHLQPHSWRQIERLRTGLGMVFQSFNLWAHRTVLENVIEAPVHVMGVSRPEAIEKAEALLHKVGLFDKRDVYPAFLSGGQQQRAAIARALCIDPDVMLFDEPTSALDPELVGEVLKVIRDLAEEGRTMLIVTHEMRFARDVSSRVLFLHQGRIEEEGPPEQIFGAPVSARCREFTGLSTH from the coding sequence ATGTCGGATCAACCCTTTCCTGCTCTTCGTGTCGAAGATCTTCATAAAAGCTTCGGCTCGCAACAGGTTCTCAAGGGTATCTCGACGCAGGCCCATAAGTCGGATGTCATCTCCATTATCGGCTCGTCAGGTTCTGGCAAGAGCACCTTCCTCAGATGCATCAATTTTCTGGAAATGCCGGATCGCGGCCGCATTGCCGTGAACGGCGAGGAGGTCGTGCTGAAAGCCGGCCGCGGCGGCCACCTGCAGCCGCACAGCTGGCGGCAGATCGAACGGTTGCGGACCGGGCTCGGAATGGTCTTTCAGAGCTTCAATCTCTGGGCTCATCGCACGGTGCTGGAAAATGTCATCGAGGCGCCCGTGCATGTCATGGGGGTATCGCGGCCGGAGGCGATCGAAAAAGCCGAGGCGCTGCTCCACAAGGTCGGGCTCTTCGACAAGCGCGATGTCTATCCCGCCTTCCTTTCCGGCGGCCAGCAGCAGCGTGCGGCGATTGCCAGGGCGCTCTGCATCGACCCGGATGTCATGCTATTCGACGAACCGACGTCGGCGCTCGATCCGGAGCTGGTCGGGGAGGTGCTCAAGGTCATCCGTGATCTCGCGGAAGAAGGCCGGACCATGCTGATCGTCACGCATGAAATGCGCTTCGCCCGCGATGTCTCGAGCCGCGTTCTCTTCCTGCATCAGGGGCGGATCGAGGAAGAAGGCCCGCCGGAGCAGATATTCGGGGCACCCGTCAGCGCCCGCTGCCGGGAATTCACCGGTCTCAGCACCCATTGA
- a CDS encoding MarR family winged helix-turn-helix transcriptional regulator has translation MSAKRIPPPLRQEDYQALADLRFALRQFMDFSASAAQSEGLPVQQHQALLAIKGQRGGEAMTIGMLAERLIIAPHTATEFVGRLSDAGLVERHADPADRRRQTLLLTEKADELLTRLSAVNLSEIRVMAPKLIELLLELQKTAPKAE, from the coding sequence ATGAGCGCGAAGAGAATCCCGCCGCCGCTGAGACAGGAGGATTACCAGGCGCTCGCCGACCTCCGCTTCGCGCTTCGCCAGTTCATGGACTTCAGCGCCTCAGCCGCCCAGTCGGAAGGACTGCCCGTGCAGCAGCATCAGGCGCTGCTGGCGATCAAGGGACAACGCGGCGGCGAAGCGATGACCATCGGCATGCTGGCCGAACGGCTGATCATCGCGCCCCATACGGCGACCGAGTTCGTCGGACGACTGTCGGACGCCGGACTGGTCGAACGCCATGCCGACCCGGCCGACAGACGCCGTCAGACGCTCCTCCTGACCGAGAAGGCCGACGAGCTTCTGACGAGACTGAGCGCCGTCAATCTCTCGGAAATCCGGGTGATGGCGCCGAAATTGATCGAGCTTCTCCTCGAGCTGCAGAAGACGGCGCCGAAAGCGGAATGA
- a CDS encoding ABC transporter permease encodes MAYEINQTLPRSFGQLKNRESNVSVLGSHVRGVLASLLPRYGLLISFLVLWQVSSTRGWVNPAVFPPLNVILSALWTNLANGALLDDIAISLQRSGTAFAFAVVIGIPLGLFMGQFRLVEQALDPILQLFRQTSALALYPVFILLLGLGETSKIFVIFWATLFPVLLATIGGVKEVDQKLIEMARTYGAGAPTIFRRVILPASVPAIFVGLRLSATTALLLLIAAEMIGANKGIGFQVMNAQYNFQIPLMFGAILLLAFLGLAANALLVLLQRRLCRWSQPSR; translated from the coding sequence ATGGCCTATGAAATCAACCAGACTCTGCCGAGAAGCTTCGGGCAGCTGAAAAACCGCGAAAGCAACGTTTCCGTCCTCGGCTCCCATGTGCGCGGCGTCCTCGCATCGCTTTTGCCGCGTTATGGCCTGCTCATCAGCTTCCTTGTGCTCTGGCAGGTGTCGAGCACCAGGGGCTGGGTCAATCCCGCCGTCTTCCCGCCCTTGAACGTGATCCTGTCCGCTCTCTGGACCAATCTTGCCAATGGCGCGCTGCTGGATGACATCGCCATCAGCCTGCAGCGATCGGGAACCGCCTTCGCCTTTGCCGTCGTGATCGGCATTCCGCTCGGCCTGTTCATGGGCCAGTTTCGCCTGGTTGAGCAGGCGCTGGATCCCATTCTGCAGCTCTTCCGCCAGACCTCGGCGCTGGCGCTCTATCCGGTCTTCATCCTGCTGCTCGGCCTCGGTGAAACGTCCAAGATCTTCGTGATCTTCTGGGCGACGCTGTTTCCGGTGCTGCTCGCCACGATCGGCGGCGTCAAGGAAGTCGATCAGAAACTCATCGAAATGGCGCGGACCTATGGTGCCGGAGCGCCGACCATCTTCCGCCGCGTCATCCTGCCGGCGTCGGTGCCCGCGATCTTCGTCGGCCTGCGTCTCTCGGCGACGACAGCGCTTCTGCTGCTGATTGCCGCCGAGATGATCGGCGCCAACAAGGGCATCGGCTTCCAGGTGATGAACGCCCAGTACAATTTCCAGATCCCGCTGATGTTTGGGGCGATCCTGCTGCTCGCCTTCCTCGGGCTTGCCGCCAATGCCTTGCTCGTTCTGCTGCAGCGCCGTCTCTGCCGCTGGTCTCAGCCGAGCCGCTGA
- a CDS encoding ABC transporter permease encodes MATAQQGILDLLSPYPPGWGGVLLAGAVSTVAISACAFAIGLLLGTGGALGKLSGNRPLRLLLDLYTTMIRAVPELILIVGLYYAGTDGLNRLLAAFDLPPINVNGFVAAVAVLGFVQGAYMTEVLRGAILAIPLGQIEAAKAFGMGPMLRFRRVLLPALLPNALPGLANLWMSITKDSALVAVVGYQELALATRLAGASTKHYFVFFLASALLYLAITLASNVVFKLIEGRVRRGQPRLA; translated from the coding sequence ATGGCGACCGCACAACAAGGCATTCTGGACCTGCTGTCTCCCTATCCTCCGGGATGGGGGGGCGTTCTTCTGGCAGGTGCGGTCTCCACGGTCGCCATCTCGGCCTGCGCCTTCGCGATCGGCCTGCTGCTCGGCACGGGCGGCGCACTTGGAAAGCTTTCGGGCAATCGACCGCTCCGCCTGCTGCTCGATCTCTATACCACGATGATCCGCGCCGTTCCCGAGCTGATCCTGATCGTCGGGCTCTATTATGCCGGCACCGATGGCCTCAACCGGCTCCTGGCGGCCTTCGACCTGCCGCCAATCAACGTCAACGGTTTCGTCGCGGCCGTCGCGGTGCTGGGCTTCGTGCAGGGCGCCTATATGACGGAGGTGTTGCGCGGCGCGATCCTCGCCATTCCCCTCGGCCAGATCGAGGCCGCCAAGGCCTTCGGCATGGGACCGATGCTGCGGTTCCGCCGCGTCCTGCTGCCGGCGCTTTTGCCGAACGCGCTGCCGGGGCTCGCCAATCTGTGGATGTCGATCACCAAGGACAGCGCGCTGGTCGCCGTCGTCGGCTACCAGGAACTGGCGCTCGCCACCCGGCTTGCCGGGGCGAGCACCAAACACTACTTCGTGTTTTTCCTGGCTTCGGCCCTTCTCTACCTTGCCATCACGCTTGCTTCCAACGTCGTCTTCAAACTGATCGAGGGACGGGTACGGCGGGGACAGCCGCGCCTTGCCTGA
- a CDS encoding transporter substrate-binding domain-containing protein: MKLLPMLIAGAALALSAVTAQAEVRFGVMNESYPPFFAKDASGQWQGWEIDLMNAVCAEMKEKCSIIDISWDGLIPALQSKKFDVIWSSMSNTAERSKVIDFTDKYYNTPSTLIGPKDQKPGATAEDVKGKTIGIQVSTIQSEYYKKYFAGAAEEKTYQTLDEAFQDLASGRIDYVFGDSLALDAFLKSDGGKDCCAKMGDVADDKEILGAGVSGGLRKDDTELKAKLNAAIAAVRANGQYDAITKKYFDFDIYGAK; the protein is encoded by the coding sequence ATGAAACTGCTCCCCATGCTTATTGCCGGCGCGGCACTTGCGCTTTCGGCCGTCACCGCCCAGGCCGAAGTCCGTTTCGGCGTCATGAACGAATCCTATCCGCCCTTTTTCGCCAAGGACGCTTCCGGCCAGTGGCAGGGCTGGGAGATCGATCTCATGAACGCCGTCTGCGCGGAAATGAAGGAGAAATGCTCGATCATCGACATTTCCTGGGATGGCCTCATTCCGGCACTGCAGAGCAAGAAGTTCGACGTGATCTGGTCGTCGATGTCGAACACTGCGGAACGCTCGAAGGTGATCGACTTCACCGATAAATATTACAACACGCCGAGCACCTTGATCGGTCCCAAGGACCAGAAGCCGGGCGCCACCGCCGAGGATGTGAAGGGCAAGACCATCGGCATCCAGGTGTCGACGATCCAGTCGGAATATTACAAGAAGTATTTTGCCGGCGCCGCCGAGGAAAAGACCTACCAGACGCTCGACGAGGCGTTCCAGGACTTGGCCTCCGGCCGTATCGACTATGTCTTCGGCGATTCACTGGCGCTCGACGCGTTCCTGAAAAGCGACGGCGGCAAGGATTGCTGCGCCAAGATGGGCGATGTCGCCGACGACAAGGAAATTCTCGGCGCCGGCGTTTCGGGCGGTCTGCGCAAGGACGATACCGAGCTGAAAGCCAAGCTCAATGCGGCGATCGCTGCGGTTCGCGCCAACGGCCAGTATGACGCCATCACCAAGAAATACTTCGACTTCGACATCTACGGCGCGAAGTAA
- a CDS encoding Lrp/AsnC family transcriptional regulator produces the protein MEQLDRFDRDILDIVQRDCQLKAETIAERIGLSVSAVQRRLKRLREEGIIKAEVAVVDRKATGTSMVFIVGMEIERDNYDALAKFRLWAEKQDHIQQVYYVTGAVDLIAIVTARDVEHYDDIAALIMAENPQIRRMHTNVVLRDVKLGLFVPLEQ, from the coding sequence ATGGAACAATTGGATCGTTTTGATCGCGACATTCTCGATATCGTGCAGCGCGACTGCCAGCTGAAGGCCGAAACCATCGCCGAACGGATCGGACTGTCGGTCTCGGCGGTGCAGCGGCGGTTGAAGCGGCTGCGCGAGGAGGGGATCATCAAGGCGGAGGTGGCCGTCGTCGACCGCAAGGCGACCGGGACATCGATGGTGTTCATCGTCGGGATGGAGATCGAGCGGGACAATTACGACGCTCTGGCGAAGTTCCGCCTCTGGGCGGAAAAGCAGGATCACATCCAGCAGGTCTATTACGTCACTGGCGCGGTCGATCTGATCGCGATCGTCACCGCCCGCGACGTCGAGCATTATGACGATATCGCCGCCTTGATCATGGCCGAAAACCCGCAGATCCGCCGCATGCACACGAATGTCGTGCTGCGCGACGTCAAGCTCGGCCTGTTCGTGCCCCTGGAACAGTGA
- a CDS encoding IclR family transcriptional regulator: protein MDAVQDEAAGKRARGLDRAFEILDFLRQKRQALKPNEIAAQIGAPRSSVYELVNLLLSNGILEFTGGEGRVYLGRKLYFLGAAYENHFDFTRECEATLEQLADETRETAQFCMLDGNRYTVVRMREGARPFRISTDVGQSVPIPWTASGRLLVAHLSDQDILNFIPPQDFRLPGGEWLEPQTFIAEVRQAEREGLFTFNSIVDSFTHCFAVPVRGEEGHAAATLCLVTPRDDGIANRDRYLDCLKKAAAGLEHAPARPKRG, encoded by the coding sequence CCTGCGCCAGAAACGGCAGGCCCTGAAGCCGAACGAAATCGCCGCGCAGATCGGCGCGCCGCGCTCGTCGGTGTACGAACTCGTCAATCTGCTGCTGAGCAACGGCATTCTCGAATTCACCGGCGGCGAGGGGCGGGTCTATCTCGGCCGCAAGCTCTATTTCCTCGGCGCGGCTTACGAGAACCATTTCGATTTCACCCGCGAATGCGAGGCGACGTTGGAACAGCTTGCCGACGAGACGCGGGAGACGGCGCAGTTCTGCATGCTGGATGGAAACCGGTACACCGTCGTGCGCATGCGCGAAGGCGCACGACCCTTCCGCATTTCGACGGATGTCGGCCAGTCGGTGCCGATCCCGTGGACGGCGTCGGGCCGCCTGCTCGTCGCGCATCTGTCCGATCAGGACATCCTGAACTTCATTCCGCCGCAGGATTTTCGCCTGCCGGGGGGTGAATGGCTCGAGCCGCAAACCTTCATCGCCGAGGTACGCCAGGCCGAGCGTGAAGGTCTCTTCACCTTCAACAGCATCGTCGACAGTTTCACCCACTGTTTTGCCGTGCCGGTGCGCGGCGAGGAAGGTCACGCCGCCGCAACGCTTTGCCTCGTCACGCCGCGCGACGACGGCATCGCCAACCGCGACCGCTACCTCGACTGCCTGAAGAAGGCCGCCGCCGGCCTGGAGCATGCCCCGGCCCGGCCAAAACGAGGCTGA
- a CDS encoding LLM class flavin-dependent oxidoreductase gives MTRKIRLGAFLPGGGQHVASWRHPDQPADGATSFEFHKQLALTAERGLFDAYFLADGLAVGFGGAREGGNARVAGFEPVTLFSALAPFTTHLGFIATSSTTYEEPYTTARKFASLDLISAGRAGWNVVTTTGDLTAQNFNRDTQLPHADRYRRAAEHVDVVRKLWESFEDDAFIRDKESGVFFDPAKLHDTDHRGEHFSVRGPLNVSRSPQGHPVIVQAGQSEDGRGLAAATAEVIFTAHQHLETAQEFYRDIKARARGLGRNPDHILVMPGVSAFVGRTEAEAREKYDRLTSLIVEEDGIGLLNGLTGGTLDLHGYDLDGPLPPAPPTEGMKSRQALIRQIADENNFSIRQLYQWIASARGHYTIVGTAEQIADTLQTWFENEAADGFNILPPWLPTALDDFVDLVIPELQRRGLFRTAYEGKTLRENLGLPFPINRLAAGRDALQAAE, from the coding sequence ATGACACGGAAAATCAGGCTTGGGGCATTTCTTCCCGGTGGCGGGCAGCATGTTGCCTCATGGCGCCATCCCGACCAACCGGCCGATGGCGCCACCAGTTTCGAGTTTCACAAGCAGCTGGCGCTGACAGCCGAGCGTGGTCTCTTCGATGCTTATTTTCTGGCCGATGGGCTGGCTGTCGGGTTCGGCGGGGCGCGCGAAGGCGGCAATGCCCGCGTGGCCGGATTCGAGCCTGTCACATTGTTCTCCGCCCTTGCGCCTTTCACCACGCATCTCGGCTTTATCGCCACATCCTCGACCACCTACGAAGAGCCTTACACGACGGCCCGCAAATTCGCTTCGCTGGATTTGATCTCCGCAGGCCGCGCCGGCTGGAACGTCGTGACCACGACGGGCGACCTGACGGCGCAGAACTTCAACCGCGACACCCAGCTTCCGCATGCCGACCGCTATCGCCGCGCTGCCGAGCATGTCGACGTCGTCCGCAAACTCTGGGAAAGCTTCGAGGACGACGCCTTCATCCGCGACAAGGAGTCGGGCGTCTTCTTCGATCCGGCGAAGCTGCACGACACCGACCACCGCGGCGAACATTTCAGCGTGCGCGGTCCGCTCAACGTCTCACGCTCGCCCCAGGGACATCCCGTCATCGTCCAGGCCGGTCAGTCCGAGGACGGACGCGGGCTTGCCGCCGCAACGGCCGAAGTCATCTTCACCGCTCACCAGCATCTCGAAACCGCCCAGGAGTTCTACCGGGATATCAAGGCGCGCGCCCGCGGCCTCGGCCGTAACCCCGATCACATCCTGGTCATGCCCGGCGTTTCCGCCTTCGTCGGCAGGACCGAAGCGGAGGCCCGCGAGAAATACGACCGGCTGACCTCGCTGATCGTCGAAGAGGACGGGATCGGCCTTCTCAACGGCCTGACCGGCGGCACGCTCGACCTGCACGGTTACGATCTCGACGGACCTCTTCCGCCAGCGCCGCCGACGGAAGGCATGAAGAGCCGCCAGGCCCTCATCCGCCAGATCGCCGATGAAAACAACTTCAGTATCCGCCAGCTCTATCAGTGGATCGCATCGGCCCGCGGCCACTACACCATCGTCGGCACGGCCGAACAGATCGCCGATACGCTGCAGACATGGTTCGAGAACGAAGCGGCCGACGGCTTCAACATCCTGCCGCCCTGGCTTCCGACGGCACTCGACGATTTCGTCGATCTCGTCATTCCGGAACTGCAGCGTCGCGGCCTGTTCCGCACGGCCTATGAGGGCAAGACGCTCCGGGAAAACCTCGGCCTGCCTTTCCCGATCAACCGGTTGGCGGCAGGACGTGACGCTCTCCAGGCAGCGGAGTGA
- a CDS encoding ABC transporter ATP-binding protein, which produces MSVAEDIRRGEVTIRHLSKSYTLNGKPLQVLKDINLHIRSGESLAIVGASGSGKTTLLRVLAGLEDSDTGEVLVDGKAIRGVGAERAVIFQEPRLLPWLTVLDNVAFGLETRGLSREQARGRARHYVKLVGLQQFETAHPRQLSGGMAQRVGIARALAVQPEILLLDEPLGALDAMTKIGMQQELARIWRDEDVTTILVTHDLEEAIYLADRILILPREKGAEPRLIDIDLPRPRDRSAPEFVRHREELLNLFGLH; this is translated from the coding sequence ATGAGCGTCGCTGAGGATATTCGCCGCGGAGAGGTGACGATCCGTCACCTCTCCAAATCCTACACGCTGAACGGCAAACCGCTGCAGGTTCTGAAGGATATCAATCTCCATATCCGCTCCGGCGAAAGCCTCGCGATCGTCGGCGCCAGCGGCTCGGGCAAGACGACCTTGCTCAGGGTTCTGGCCGGGCTTGAGGATTCCGACACCGGAGAAGTCCTGGTCGACGGCAAGGCGATACGAGGTGTCGGTGCGGAGCGCGCCGTCATCTTCCAGGAACCGCGGCTTCTTCCCTGGCTGACTGTGCTCGACAACGTCGCCTTCGGTCTGGAAACGAGAGGCCTGTCCCGTGAGCAGGCGAGGGGACGCGCCCGTCACTATGTCAAGCTTGTCGGCCTGCAGCAATTCGAGACCGCCCATCCTCGGCAGCTCTCCGGCGGCATGGCCCAGCGCGTCGGCATCGCCCGGGCGCTTGCCGTTCAGCCGGAAATCCTGCTGCTCGACGAGCCGCTTGGCGCGCTCGATGCGATGACCAAGATCGGCATGCAGCAGGAACTCGCGCGGATCTGGCGCGATGAGGACGTGACGACCATTCTCGTCACCCACGATCTCGAGGAGGCGATTTATCTCGCCGACCGGATTCTGATCCTGCCGCGAGAAAAGGGAGCCGAGCCGCGTCTGATCGACATCGATCTGCCGCGCCCCCGCGACCGCAGCGCGCCGGAATTCGTCCGGCACCGCGAAGAGCTGCTGAACCTGTTCGGACTGCATTGA